One window from the genome of Pungitius pungitius chromosome 14, fPunPun2.1, whole genome shotgun sequence encodes:
- the sptb gene encoding spectrin beta chain, erythrocytic isoform X1 produces the protein MSSPCLLRAAPISQPRLREVKISLKASTRESTSVRTSSGGGTKEKEAPVRVGVSVSRSRSTPPVPRTQRAESRKTARGSGSGSRKQQEPEHHQERNGTLLHIPVAVAPVELSPFSTSSSSSSSCTPRRQRPSHPPPPPALSSSSSSSSSSKSMKRARWLSYSTSNICFNSILDGRFRQLQDEREAVQKKTFTKWVNSILSRVGCRISDLYLDLRDGRMLIKLLEVLSGERLPKPTKGRMRIHCLENVDKALQFLKEQRVHLENMGSHDIVDGNHRLILGLIWTIILRFQIQDIIVETGQADQKETRSAKDALLLWCQMKTAGYPNVNITNFTTSWKDGMAFNALIHKHRPDLVDYNHLKRSNPTHNLHSAFNVAEQQLGVTKLLDPEDVFTENPDEKSIITYVVAFYHYFSKMKQLAVEGKRVGKVLDHAIETEQMIDKYETLASDLLTWIEQTIVVLNNRKLANSLNGVQQQLQAFNTYRTVEKPPKFQEKGNLEVLLFTIQSRMRANNQRVYTPKEGALVADINRGWERLEKAEHDRERVLRDELIRQEKLEQMARRFDRKAAMRETWLMENQRLVAQDNFGYDLPAVEAAKKKHDAIETDISAYEERVQVLVDISKELESERYHDAKRIDVRKDNILRLWDYLQELLKARRARLDKNLTLQRIFQEMLYIISWMDDMKARLLSPDFGKHLLEVEDLLQKHTLLENDIALQAERVHGASAAALKFANGDSYKPCDPQVIRDRVQHLDLCYQELCALAAQRRARLEQSRLFWNFLWEVAELESWIREKEHLFSSLDYGKDLTSVLVLQSKHSAFEDELGARRANLDQVLAAGDEMIQAKHFGSPKVQECMEDIGRQWQQLEELAAFRKQNLQDTQRFFQFQGDADEFKAWLLDAKRQMSSDDMGHDEYTTHRLLTKHKHLKNETIKNGATIDALSKQANALPEELQNTPDIQRRLKDIKDLYMELMSLADLRQKKLDDAMALYTIFSETDACELWMGQKETWLVGLEVPEKLEDLEVVQNRLSILAQDMANVQSRVDDVNKAVKQLEDSRHPRTKEVKECQLRLNKRWEAFKALVEDKKRKVDSAVSLNNYRLECDETETWIKDKTRVIESTQDLGNDLAAVMTIQRKLFGMERDLAAIENKLTFLRKEADQLATDHPENAEDILARRGELETAWDALKKTLKDREDSLGEVSKLQTFLQDMDDFQSWLFKTQKAVASEEMPASLPETEEQLSLHDAVREDIANREEDYHRVRDTGAQVTRGQEDDPQYQQLEQRLKGLDRGWVELQKMWDSRKDLLDQGLGFQQFMRDGKAVEAILNNQEYTLAHIDEPDTLAGAEKALKKHEDFVSTMEANEDKIDGALRGGQRLVDASNLYSGKVHDKMGSIRDRNNKNKRRAREVSEKLNDNRDLQHFLQNTQDLTVWINEKMLTAQDTSYDEARNLHSKWLKHQAFMAELVSNKDWLNKVDQEGQELMESKPEFEPIVTERLTKLHELWDKLESTTQEKARLLFDANRSELYDQSLTDMRKWLGGLQQQLQSGDQDVNDLTKANILLKKHQMTENQVRDRARELEELQEAVRKHSGGREDQADIEAEQQALQRDFQQLLTPLAQRKGKLEAAKAVHQFYRDLADELLWIEERMPQAMSQENGHNLQTVQMLLKKNQTLQREIEGHQPRVDEVLERGGRMASAAGAEGRPEAERIAEQLKELEEAWVRLQGEVAQRRGRLSGSSLAQHYYNDADEAEAWIGEQELYMIAEEKAKDEQSAMLMLKRHMTLKQAADDYSDSIQSLADRAQKMFAEDHPDGEEIIRRQSQVDKQYVGLKELAEDRRKKLDHTYHHFLLSREVEELEHWIAERDMVASSQEMGQDLDHVTLLRDKFREFARETGMVGQERVDLVNEAIDELIEAGHTEAANMAEWKDTINESWADLLELIDTRAQLLTTSYELLKYFDDGKELIAQIHEKQKELPDDVGEDFSKAESFHRMHAAFERDISALGKQVQHFQDTASRLHAQYAGGQADAIQSKEQEVVEAWKGLLDACDGRRAQLVDTAEKFRFFTTVRDLMAWMESIIQQIETQEKPRDVSSVELLQKYHQGIRSEIEARGAKFTDCIDLGKTLLTRKHRDSAEIKEKLVQLIEKRKEMMFKWDDRWDWLRLLLEVCQFARDASVAEAWLIAQEPYVSSRDLGRTVDEVEKLLKRHEAFEKSTATWEERFSALERLTTLELLELRNQQQEMEQFLKEEQRSDKDSRREDTGFVEESSQLCTIEEQTISGSGAVEPSSGLLEEAAGDSTVPLGSQMRESGSLELEPSVSVATPTELERAATMPADTPRAQAVLQEGVLGRKHDVEGSGKKASNRSWNNLYCVLKPGQLSAYKDAKSFGHGVTFHGEDPLSLSNATWEFLTNYKKKKHVSKLRLRDGSEYLFQFKDEEELQRWSQAMEKAVQPLAAEEAASGSKTHSLPPPPSSSSSTALPELSSAKKDKEKKFSRFAKKK, from the exons ATGAGCGTGAGGCAGTTCAGAAGAAGACCTTCACTAAATGGGTCAACTCGATCTTGTCCCGGGTCGGCTGTCGCATCTCTGACCTCTACCTGGACCTGCGGGACGGGCGCATGCTCATCAAACTGCTGGAGGTGCTGTCCGGCGAACGACTG CCAAAACCCACTAAAGGCCGAATGCGTATCCACTGTTTGGAGAATGTTGACAAAGCTCTGCAGTTCctcaaagagcagagggtcCACCTGGAGAACATGGGCTCCCATGACATCGTCGACGGCAACCATCGCCTCATCCTCGGCCTCATCTGGACCATCATCCTTCGCTTCCAG ATCCAGGACATTATTGTGGAAACGGGCCAGGCGGACCAGAAAGAGACGCGCTCTGCCAAGGacgctcttcttctgtggtgtcaGATGAAAACGGCAGG ATATCCCAATGTCAACATCACAAATTTCACTACCAGCTGGAAAGACGGCATGGCCTTCAACGCTCTCATACACAAACACCG GCCAGACCTGGTGGATTATAACCATCTGAAGAGATCAAACCCGACCCACAACCTCCACAGCGCCTTCAacgtagcagagcagcagcttggCGTGACCAAGCTGCTGGACCCCGAAG ATGTGTTCACAGAGAACCCGGATGAGAAGTCGATCATCACGTACGTCGTGGCATTTTACCACTACTTCTCAAAGATGAAGCAGCTCGCCGTCGAGGGCAAGAGAGTTGGAAAG GTCCTGGATCACGCCATCGAGACGGAGCAGATGATTGATAAGTACGAGACTCTGGCGTCGGACCTGCTGACGTGGATCGAGCAGACCATCGTCGTGCTGAACAACCGGAAACTCGCCAACTCGCTGAACggagtccagcagcagcttcaggccTTCAACACGTACCGCACGGTAGAGAAGCCGCCCAA gttCCAAGAGAAGGGAAACCTTGAAGTGCTGCTTTTCACAATCCAGAGTCGTATGAGGGCCAACAACCAGAGGGTCTACACGCCCAAAGAAGGAGCCCTGGTCGCAGATATTAACAGG GGCTGGGAGCGCCTGGAGAAGGCGGAGCACGATAGGGAGCGGGTCCTGAGAGACGAGTTGATCAGACAGGAGAAGCTGGAACAGATGGCGAGAAGATTTGACAGGAAGGCTGCCATGAGGGAGACCTGGCTCATGGAGAACCAGAGGCTAGTGGCTCAG GATAACTTTGGTTACGACCTGCCAGCAGTGGAGGCAGCGAAGAAGAAGCACGATGCAATTGAGACGGACATCTCTGCGTACGAGGAACGTGTTCAGGTCCTGGTGGACATCTCAAAGGAGCTGGAGTCCGAGCGCTACCACGATGCCAAACGCATCGACGTGCGGAAAGACAACATCCTGCGCCTGTGGGACtacctgcaggagctgctgaaggctCGCAGGGCGCGTCTGGATAAAAACCTGACCCTGCAGAGGATCTTCCAGGAGATGCTGTACATCATCAGCTGGATGGATGACATGAAG GCTCGACTGCTGTCTCCGGACTTTGGCAAACACTTGCTGGAAGTTGAAGATTTGTTACAGAAACACACTTTGTTGGAGAACGACATCGCGCTGCAGGCGGAGAGAGTGCACGGCGCCAGTGCTGCTGCTCTCAAGTTCGCTAACGGAGATA GCTACAAACCATGTGATCCTCAGGTGATCCGGGACCGGGTGCAGCACCTGGACTTGTGCTACCAGGAGCTTTGTGCCCTGGCGGCCCAGCGGAGAGCTCGCTTGGAACAGTCTCGCCTCTTCTGGAACTTCCTGTGGGAGGTGGCGGAGCTGGAAAGCTGGATTAGAGAGAAAGAGcaccttttctcctccctgGATTATGGCAAGGACCTGACGAGCGTGCTGGTGCTCCAGAGCAAACACAGCGCCTTCGAGGACGAGCTGGGAGCCCGCCGCGCCAACCTGGACCAGGTGCTGGCCGCGGGCGATGAGATGATCCAGGCCAAACACTTTGGCTCCCCAAAGGTTCAAGAGTGCATGGAGGACATCGGCAGGCAatggcagcagctggaggagctcgcCGCGTTTCGGAAGCAGAACCTCCAGGACACCCAGAGGTTCTTCCAGTTTCAGGGAGACGCCGATGAATTCAAGGCCTGGCTGCTGGACGCCAAGAGGCAGATGAGCAGCGATGACATGGGCCACGACGAGTACACCACCCATCGGCTCCTGACGAAGCACAAGCACCTGAAGAATGAAACCATCAAGAACGGGGCCACCATCGACGCTCTATCCAAACAGGCCAATGCACTGCCAGAGGAGCTCCAAAACACCCCTGATATCCAGAGACGTCTGAAGGACATCAAGGACCTTTACATGGAGCTCATGTCGCTGGCTGACCTGAGACAGAAGAAGCTCGACGACGCTATGGCCCTGTACACCATCTTCAGTGAGACCGACGCTTGTGAGCTGTGGATGGGTCAGAAGGAGACGTGGCTGGTGGGTCTGGAGGTGCCTGAGAAGCTGGAGGATCTGGAAGTAGTACAGAATAG gTTGAGCATTCTGGCTCAAGATATGGCGAATGTTCAGTCGAGAGTTGATGACGTCAATAAAGCTGTGAAACAGCTGGAGGACAGCAGACACCCTCGCACAAAAGAGGTCAAAGAATGTCAGTTGCGACTGAATAAGAG GTGGGAGGCCTTCAAGGCCTTGGTGGAGGACAAGAAGAGGAAAGTGGATTCTGCCGTCAGTCTCAACAACTACAGGCTGGAATGTGACGAGACGGAGACCTGGATCAAAGACAAGACGCGGGTGATCGAGTCCACTCAGGACTTGGGCAACGACCTGGCGGCCGTTATGACCATTCAGAGGAAACTGTTTGGCATGGAGAGAGATTTGGCCGCCATCGAAAACAAGCTAACCTTCCTGAGGAAAGAGGCCGATCAGCTGGCCACGGACCACCCGGAGAATGCAGAGGACATCTTGGCCCGCAGGGGGGAGCTGGAAACGGCCTGGGACGCGCTAAAGAAGACCCTGAAAGACAGGGAGGACTCTTTAGGCGAGGTCAGCAAGTTACAGACCTTCCTCCAAGACATGGATGACTTCCAGTCCTGGCTTTTTAAGACCCAGAAGGCTGTGGCGTCAGAGGAGATGCCTGCCTCTCTGCCAGAGACCGAGGAGCAGCTCAGCCTTCACGACGCAGTGCGGGAAGACATAGCCAACCGCGAGGAGGACTATCACCGCGTGAGGGACACCGGGGCCCAGGTCACCCGGGGTCAGGAGGATGACCCCCAGtaccagcagctggagcagaggCTCAAGGGGCTGGACCGGGGTTGGGTCGAACTGCAGAAGATGTGGGACAGCCGCAAGGACCTTCTGGACCAGGGTCTGGGCTTCCAGCAGTTCATGAGGGACGGCAAAGCCGTAGAGGCCATCCTCAACAACCAG GAGTACACCTTGGCCCACATAGACGAGCCCGACACCTTGGCCGGGGCAGAGAAAGCCTTGAAGAAGCACGAAGACTTTGTGAGCACAATGGAGGCCAACGAGGACAAGATTGACGGCGCGCTGCGGGGAGGACAGCGCCTGGTGGACGCCAGCAACCTGTACTCCGGGAAAGTGCACGACAAAATGGGCTCAATCAGAGACAG AAATAACAAGAACAAGAGACGAGCCCGCGAGGTGTCCGAAAAACTCAACGACAACCGCGACCTGCAGCACTTCTTGCAGAACACTCAGGAT CTCACTGTGTGGATCAACGAGAAGATGCTGACAGCTCAAGACACGTCGTACGACGAGGCCAGGAACCTCCACAGCAAATGGCTGAAGCATCAGGCCTTCATGGCTGAGCTGGTGTCCAACAAAGACTGGCTGAACAAAGTAGACCAG GAAGGCCAGGAGCTCATGGAGTCCAAGCCCGAGTTTGAGCCCATCGTCACAGAGCGTCTCACCAAACTCCACGAGCTGTGGGACAAGCTGGAGTCCACGACCCAGGAGAAAGCCCGGCTGCTGTTTGATGCCAACCGCTCTGAGCTGTATGACCAGAGCCTGACTGATATGAGGAAGTGGCTCGgcgggctgcagcagcagctgcagagcggCGATCAGGACGTCAATGACCTGACTAAAGCCAACATCCTGCTGAAGAAGCATCAG ATGACAGAGAACCAGGTACGTGACCGGGCtcgggagctggaggagctgcaggaagcCGTGAGGAAGCACAGCGGAGGCCGGGAGGACCAGGCCGACATCGAGGCCGAGCAGCAGGCCCTGCAGAGGGACTTCCAGCAGCTCCTGACACCACTGGCCCAGCGCAAGGGCAAGCTGGAGGCCGCCAAGGCTGTCCATCAGTTCTACAGAGACCTGGCCGACGAGCTC CTCTGGATTGAGGAGAGGATGCCCCAGGCAATGTCACAAGAGAACGGCCACAATCTTCAAACTGTGCAAATGCTGCTGAAGAAGAACCAG ACGCTGCAGAGGGAGATCGAGGGCCACCAGCCCCGCGTCGACGAGGTGCTGGAGCGAGGGGGGAGGATGGCGTCCGCCGCTGGCGCGGAGGGACGGCCGGAGGCGGAGCGAATCGCGgagcagctgaaggagctggaggaggcgtgGGTCCGGCTGCAGGGCGAGGTGGCCCAGCGCAGGGGGCGGCTGAGCGGAAGCAGTTTGGCCCAGCATTACTACAATGACGCGGACGAGGCCGAAGCCTGGATAGGGGAGCAGGAGCTCTACATGATCGCAGAGGAGAAGGCCAAG GACGAGCAGAGTGCAATGCTGATGCTGAAGCGCCACATGACTCTTAAGCAAGCCGCGGATGACTATTCAGACTCTATTCAGAGTCTGGCTGACCGCGCCCAAAAGATGTTTGCTGAAGACCATCCTGATGG CGAGGAGATCATCAGGCGACAGAGCCAGGTGGATAAGCAGTACGTGGGACTGAAGGAACTTGCGGAGGACCGCAGGAAGAAGCTGGACCACACCTACCACCACTTCCTGCTGAGCCGGGAAGTGGAAGAACTGGAACACTGGATCGCAGAGAGAGACATGGTGGCCTCCTCTCAGGAGATGGGCCAGGACCTGGACCATGTGACG CTTCTGAGGGACAAGTTCCGAGAGTTTGCGCGGGAGACGGGGATGGTGGGACAGGAGCGAGTGGACCTGGTCAACGAGGCGATAGACGAGCTGATCGAAGCGGGCCACACGGAGGCAGCCAACATGGCCGAGTGGAAGGACACCATCAACGAGAGCTGGGCTGATCTGCTGGAGCTCATCGACACTCGAGCTCAGCTCCTCACTACGTCTTACGAGTTGCTCAA GTACTTTGACGATGGGAAGGAGCTGATCGCTCAGATCCACGAAAAGCAGAAAGAGCTGCCCGATGACGTGGGAGAGGACTTCAGCAAAGCCGAGTCCTTCCACAGAATGCACGCCGCCTTTGAGAGAGACATCAGCGCTTTAGGCAAACAG GTTCAACACTTCCAGGACACGGCTTCACGGCTTCACGCCCAATATGCAGGGGGACAAGCGGATGCCATCCAGAGTAAAGAACAGGAGGTGGTGGAAGCCTGGAAGGGCCTGCTCGACGCCTGCGACGGCCGCCGGGCGCAGCTGGTGGACACGGCGGAGAAGTTCCGCTTTTTCACCACGGTGCGAGACCTGATGGCCTGGATGGAAAGCATCATCCAGCAGATAGAGACTCAGGAAAAACCCAG GGACGTCTCATCTGTGGAGCTTCTGCAGAAGTACCACCAGGGGATCCGCTCGGAGATCGAGGCCAGGGGGGCGAAATTCACTGACTGCATCGACCTCGGCAAAACCCTGCTGACACGCAAGCACCGAGACTCTGCTGAG ATCAAAGAGAAGCTGGTGCAGCTGATCGAGAAAAGGAAGGAGATGATGTTCAAGTGGGACGACAGATGGGACTGGCTCAGACTCT TGCTGGAGGTGTGCCAGTTTGCGCGGGACGCCTCTGTGGCCGAGGCGTGGCTGATCGCTCAGGAGCCCTACGTGTCCAGCAGGGACCTGGGACGCAcggtggacgaggtggagaaACTCCTCAAGAGGCACGAGGCCTTCGAGAAATCCACCGCCACATGGGAGGAGCGCTTCTCGGCGCTGGAGCGCCTCACCACG ctggagctgctggagctgaggAATCAGCAACAGGAGATGGAGCAGTTCCTTAAAGAAGAGCAGCGCTCCGATAAGGACAGCAG GAGGGAAGACACAGGTTTTGTAGAAGAATCTTCACAGCTCTGCACTATTGAGGAACAGACTATA TCTGGCTCTGGAGCCGTGGAGCCCAGCTCAGgtctgctggaggaggccgCCGGTGACTCCACGGTGCCCTTAGGATCCCAAATGAGAGAGAGCGGCTCCCTGGAGCTGGAACCCTCCGTCTCAGTGGCGACGCCAACAGAACTAGAGCGGGCTGCCACAATGCCCGCTGACACCCCCAGAGCCCAGGCCGTGCTGCAGGAGGGCGTGCTCGGCCGCAAGCATGACGTGGAAGGGTCAGGGAAGAAGGCCTCCAACAG GTCCTGGAACAACTTGTACTGCGTGCTGAAGCCCGGTCAGCTGTCGGCTTATAAGGACGCCAAGAGTTTTGGCCACGGGGTGACGTTCCACGGCGAGGACCCTTTGTCCCTCAGCAACGCCACCTGGGAGTTCCTCACCAactacaagaagaagaagcacgTCTCCAAACTACG TCTCAGAGACGGCAGCGAATATTTGTTCCAGTTTAAAGACGAG GAGGAGCTCCAGCGCTGGAGCCAGGCCATGGAGAAGGCCGTCCAGCCCctggcggcggaggaggcggcctCGGGGTCCAAAACCCACAGTcttcctcccccaccctcctcctcttcctcaactgCACTCCCTGAGCTCAGCTCTGCCAAGAAGGACAAGGAGAAGAAGTTCAGCCGCTTCGCCAAAAAGAAGTGA